A genome region from Hevea brasiliensis isolate MT/VB/25A 57/8 chromosome 9, ASM3005281v1, whole genome shotgun sequence includes the following:
- the LOC110640723 gene encoding putative indole-3-acetic acid-amido synthetase GH3.9, which translates to MDGEKLNYKGDDALKEIEKLTEKAGKFQESILKEILMQNGQTEYLSKYIKGSQDVKEFKCHVPVTTYKDIYPYIQRIANGEGTSLIAGHPITEMLCSSGTSAREPKLVPSIAEDLDRRTFIYNLIMPIMNQYISGLDEGKAMCLYFVKAEKLTPGGLPVRTVLTSYYKSKHFKCRAHDSFNDFTSPDQAILCKDSNQSMYCQLLSGLVHRHQVLRIGAVFASALLRAISFLEHNWVHLVNDIRSGQVDPMITDPECRSSMSMILSSPNPCLADEIEEICSRPSWKGILYHLWPRTKYIEAVVTGSMAQYVPALDYYSEGKLPLVCTMYASSECYFGVNLEPLCDPADVVFTLMPNMCYFEFIPLGENGKWLMDVGEEEEVPSDKLVDLVHVRRGCYYELVVTTFAGLYRYRIGDVLQVTGFYNQAPQFRFICRRNVVLSIDNDKTNEEDLHKSITAAKKLLEPYGALLVEYTSYADTSSVPGHYVLYWEILHHASVIKDTPIPLDAKVLQECCIAVEEELDYVYRRCRAYDKSIGPLEIRVVEPGTFEALMDLFIGQGGSLNQYKTPRCIKSNAALVLLNSHVKASFFSPRDPTWIP; encoded by the exons ATGGATGGAGAGAAGTTGAACTACAAAGGTGATGATGCATTGAAGGAGATAGAGAAGCTTACAGAGAAGGCTGGTAAATTTCAGGAAAGCATATTGAAAGAGATCTTAATGCAGAATGGGCAGACTGAGTATTTGAGCAAGTATATTAAGGGATCACAAGACGTGAAAGAATTTAAGTGTCATGTCCCTGTCACTACTTACAAGGATATCTATCCTTATATCCAAAGGATTGCTAATGGAGAAGGCACCTCTCTTATTGCTGGTCATCCTATAACTGAGATGCTATGCag TTCAGGGACTTCTGCTCGAGAACCTAAGTTAGTGCCATCAATAGCAGAAGATCTAGACCGCCGCACTTTTATATATAACCTCATCATGCCAATCATGAACCA GTATATCTCTGGTTTGGATGAAGGTAAGGCTATGTGTCTGTACTTTGTCAAGGCAGAAAAGTTGACTCCTGGTGGCTTACCAGTTCGAACAGTGCTAACAAGTTACTACAAAAGTAAGCACTTTAAGTGCCGAGCACATGATTCCTTCAATGATTTCACTAGCCCAGATCAAGCTATCTTGTGCAAAGATAGCAACCAGAGCATGTATTGCCAGTTGTTATCTGGTCTAGTTCACCGTCACCAAGTCCTAAGGATAGGAGCTGTATTTGCGTCGGCCCTGCTTCGAGCCATTTCATTCCTGGAGCACAATTGGGTTCACCTAGTCAATGATATACGCAGTGGTCAAGTAGATCCCATGATCACTGATCCTGAATGCCGTTCAAGTATGTCAATGATACTATCATCACCTAATCCTTGTCTTGCGGATGAAATTGAGGAAATTTGCAGCCGTCCATCATGGAAGGGTATATTGTATCACCTTTGGCCTAGGACAAAGTATATTGAAGCAGTTGTGACAGGATCTATGGCACAATATGTACCAGCCCTCGATTACTATAGTGAGGGGAAGTTGCCTTTGGTGTGTACCATGTATGCTTCCTCTGAGTGTTACTTTGGTGTCAACTTGGAGCCCTTGTGTGATCCTGCAGACGTGGTTTTTACTCTTATGCCTAACATGTGTTACTTTGAGTTTATACCTCTGGGGGAGAATGGGAAATGGTTAATGGATGTCGGTGAGGAAGAGGAGGTGCCCAGTGATAAGCTTGTTGATTTGGTGCATGTTAGACGTGGCTGTTATTATGAGTTAGTGGTCACTACATTTGCTG GGCTATACCGTTACCGTATCGGTGATGTGCTTCAAGTGACTGGATTCTACAATCAAGCTCCACAATTTCGATTCATTTGCAGGAGAAACGTGGTCCTAAGCATTGACAATGACAAAACCAATGAGGAAGATCTTCACAAGAGCATCACAGCAGCAAAGAAATTACTTGAACCCTACGGTGCACTACTAGTGGAATACACTAGCTATGCAGACACATCATCTGTACCAGGGCACTATGTATTGTATTGGGAAATCCTACATCATGCATCAGTCATCAAGGACACTCCAATCCCACTTGATGCCAAGGTGCTTCAAGAATGTTGCATTGCTGTGGAAGAAGAACTCGATTATGTGTATCGGCGATGTCGTGCATATGACAAGTCTATAGGACCACTGGAGATACGTGTGGTGGAGCCTGGTACATTCGAGGCACTGATGGATTTGTTCATTGGCCAAGGGGGGTCACTCAATCAGTACAAAACGCCAAGGTGCATTAAGTCTAATGCTGCACTTGTGTTGCTTAATTCTCATGTGAAGGCATCATTCTTTAGTCCTAGAGATCCTACTTGGATCCCTTAA
- the LOC110640720 gene encoding ferritin-like catalase Nec2, whose protein sequence is MGNSYSFFFALVCLVVLASTLALASAYCGPIKADDRDRLQFALNLEFFEAEFFLFGALGHGLDALAPALAGGGPPPIGAQKAKLDLVSRQIIEEFGYEEIGHLRAIITTVGGFPRPQYDLSPQNFARVFDRALGYKLVPPFNPYLSTVNYLLASYVIPYVGLVGYVGTIPDLANYPTKKLAASLLGVEAGQDAVIRALLYGRAYEKVHPYNITVAEFTNSISYLRNELAMCGIKDEGLIVPLELGAEQKTETNVLSADANSLSYARTPPEILRIIYGTGSEYEPGGFLPKGANGRIAKSFYKV, encoded by the exons ATGGGTAACAGTTATTCTTTCTTCTTCGCACTCGTTTGTCTTGTTGTTTTGGCTTCTACCCTTGCACTGGCTTCTGCTTACTGTGGACCGATAAAGGCTGACGACAGGGATCGACTTCAGTTCGCTTTGAATTTGGAATTCTTTGAAGCAGAATTCTTCTTGTTTGGTGCACTTGGTCACGGGCTTGATGCTCTTGCTCCTGCTTTAGCCGGTGGAGGTCCTCCTCCGATTGGAGCCCAAAAGGCGAAACTTGATCTTGTTTCTCGTCAGATCATCGAGGAATTTGGTTATGAAGAAATCGGCCATCTCAG GGCTATTATAACAACGGTTGGTGGATTTCCAAGGCCTCAATATGATCTCAGCCCTCAAAATTTTGCAAGAGTGTTTGACAGAGCACTTGGCTACAAATTAGTCCCTCCATTTAACCCTTACCTTAGCACTGTCAACTATCTCTTAGCATCCTACGTTATTCCTTATGTGGGACTGGTGGGATATGTTGGGACCATTCCAGACCTAGCCAACTACCCTACTAAAAAA CTTGCCGCATCACTTTTAGGCGTTGAGGCAGGACAAGATGCAGTGATTCGAGCACTGCTCTATGGGAGAGCTTATGAGAAAGTGCATCCTTACAATATTACTGTGGCAGAGTTCACTAACAGTATATCATATCTAAGGAACGAACTTGCCATGTGTGGGATTAAAGATGAAGGTTTAATTGTACCTCTAGAACTTGGAGCTGAGCAAAAGACTGAAACTAACGTCTTATCAGCAGACGCCAATTCCCTTTCCTATGCCCGAACTCCACCTGAAATTTTAAGAATAATTTATGGAACTGGTAGTGAATATGAGCCTGGCGGTTTTCTGCCCAAGGGTGCAAATGGTCGGATTGCAAAGAGTTTTTATAAAGTTTAG